In one Amaranthus tricolor cultivar Red isolate AtriRed21 chromosome 8, ASM2621246v1, whole genome shotgun sequence genomic region, the following are encoded:
- the LOC130820785 gene encoding protein BREAST CANCER SUSCEPTIBILITY 2 homolog B-like isoform X1: MNNSLQRRRMVSTWQLFSNAGDDLRWKISPSPAPSHHLNQLHCSPPPNFPSFHDVLLQGSSKILGDCEEHNAEVFETPMVRTGQGSTVVLKKSSIAKASSVLGDDVFADFDTGKPSCKGKDFSSPNSMFQTGSGKRLNISPAGLLRAKTLLGVHEINNDCSFQSIQPPKKKLCRVRTASLEKGTEINTFCSKLPFNLKNNSSEIDSVDKDIGKLIRPVFSGGTTKPTSIKFQTAGGRFISVSKDALQQARNLLGDPEMDSLPNESGDDAFMFSFISHSNTDGSAFTKDNNNDSSHQRKQNSKIFVSPMKPSSHKKQEVKSDSLLSGTNLMRKFDAEAIINNSNDKPSISYLTNTMQGKLDVFDATPQKSLSNGPGPCSHFSKSSKPSGLPLAEITNTATSDSITKKGTKVLKRHGRSYVSPFKRPRSSKFITSMNYSKFSVPNELSGMEHEAPCPRNKVSTRFPFRHSRLYVKEYFKEPPIHTKELEHLPAQVRQLNPQNSERYSFCDGSQIVGVENFYHMLVQSEASMQYASKEWVANHYKWIVWKLASYERCYSAKVLKKFLTVLNVLEELKYRYEREVNHGQCSAIKRILEGDALPSSTLVLCVSEVQSALPSLEGKTSISTLELTDGWYSICAQLDHLLSKQLAGGKIFVGQKLRICGAGLNGWDGPVSPLKAFPTVSLVLHMNGTYRARWDERLGFCRGVCTPLAFRCIKDDGGVVPCTIVGITRIYPVLYKERLRSGASVVRSERWEASCAQLHNQRCSDIIEGITSDFQRGSIGSCIENDYDDEGAKILKMLESVAEPELLMADMSPEQLTSFSKYQAKVEEKRQENLQRLIVKALEDEGLNARNVTQFMRVRVVGLQSKGQCKGEVLRNGLITIWNPTEWQRLELVEGEAYAISGLTPLHSDSNTLYLQNRGWNNKWKKLTRKDRELFGPFFDPPKPVLLSKIGEVSSDFDTAVLVLHVGLEFLSGQHKKQWVFVTDGSVYKLQTEESTVSLMAIIFSTQCTDDCISPINSNLVGSIVGFRNLTKRDKDHGNHMWVAEATENSTYYLNCDHPSCSHLKDSFYRVKRWEQRASLTIEKLKKKVLDIIGGPAPEG, encoded by the exons ATGAACAATTCTCTTCAACGACGCCGGATGGTGTCAACTTGGCAATTATTTTCCAATGCAGGAGACGATCTCCGGTGGAAAATCTCTCCTTCTCCGGCACCTTCTCATCACCTTAATCAACTCCACTGCTCTCCTCCTCCTAATTTCCCTTCGTTCCACGATGTTTTACTTCAAg GAAGTTCAAAGATTCTTGGAGATTGCGAGGAGCATAATGCTGAAGTGTTTGAGACTCCAATGGTTCGAACTGGACAAGGAAGCACTGTTGTTTTGAAGAAATCGTCTATTGCTAAAGCATCTTCTGTTCTCGGTGATGATGTTTTCGCCGATTTTGATACTG GGAAACCAAGTTGTAAAGGAAAAGATTTCAGTTCTCCGAATTCCATGTTTCAAACGGGTTCAGGGAAGAGATTAAACATATCCCCAGCTGGACTTCTTAGAGCTAAAACTTTATTGGgtgtacatgaaattaacaatGATTGCTCCTTCCAAAGCATTCAGCCTCCAAAGAAGAAATTATGTCGAGTTCGCACCGCATCACTTGAAAAAGGGACTGAGATTAATACATTTTGCTCAAAATTGCcttttaatttgaagaataattcATCAGAAATTGATTCTGTTGATAAGGATATTGGTAAACTTATACGACCAGTTTTCTCTGGTGGCACCACGAAACCAACTTCAATCAAGTTCCAAACTGCTGGTGGCAGGTTTATATCCGTTTCTAAAGATGCTTTACAGCAGGCCAGAAACCTTCTTGGTGATCCAGAAATGGACAGTCTTCCAAATGAGAGTGGTGATGATGCTTTTATGTTCTCATTTATCAGTCATAGTAATACTGATGGGAGCGCCTTTACCAAGGACAACAACAATGATTCTTCTCATCAACGTAAACAAAACTCGAAGATCTTTGTATCACCTATGAAGCCATCTTCTCACAAAAAACAAGAAGTAAAATCTGATAGTTTACTCTCAGGAACCAATTTAATGAGGAAATTTGATGCCGAGGCAATCATTAATAACTCAAATGACAAACCATCTATATCCTATCTGACGAACACAATGCAAGGAAAGCTTGATGTTTTTGATGCCACACCTCAAAAGTCTTTGTCTAATGGTCCTGGTCCATGTTCACATTTTTCCAAATCTTCAAAACCATCTGGTTTGCCACTTGCTGAAATTACAAATACCGCAACAAGTGACTCTATCACTAAGAAAGGAACCAAAGTTCTAAAGAGACATGGAAGAAGTTATGTTTCCCCTTTTAAAAGGCCAAGGAGTTCCAAGTTCATTACATCTATGAACTACAGCAAGTTCTCAGTTCCCAATG AATTGTCTGGTATGGAACATGAAGCTCCATGTCCCCGAAATAAGGTTTCTACCCGTTTTCCATTTAGGCATTCAAGATTATATGTCAAAGAGTATTTTAAAGAGCCACCGATCCATACAAAAGAG TTGGAGCATCTTCCTGCACAAGTGCGTCAATTAAATCCTCAGAATTCAGAGAGATACTCATTTTGTGATGGATCTCAGATAGTTGGTGTTGAAAATTTCTACCATATGCTGGTTCAGAGTGAAGCTTCCATGCAATATGCATCCAAGGa GTGGGTTGCAAATCACTACAAGTGGATTGTGTGGAAACTTGCAAGCTATGAGAGATGTTATTCAGCTAAAGTTTTGAAGAAGTTTCTAACTGTTTTGAATGTTCTTGAGGAGTTGAAATATAG ATATGAACGTGAGGTTAATCATGGTCAGTGTTCTGCAATCAAGAGAATCCTAGAAGGAGATGCATTGCCTTCTTCCACACTGGTGCTATGCGTTTCAGAGGTTCAAAGTGCACTTCCAAGTTTGGAAGGAAAGACTAGCATTTCCACATTAGAGCTTACTGATGGGTGGTACTCAATATGTGCCCAGTTGGATCACTTGCTTTCAAAGCAGCTTGCAGGTGGAAAAATATTTGTGGGTCAAAAACTACGG ATATGTGGAGCCGGGTTAAATGGTTGGGATGGACCTGTTTCTCCTCTCAAG GCATTTCCAACAGTTAGTTTAGTGCTACATATGAACGGAACTTACAGAGCTCGTTGGGACGAACGTTTGGGATTCT GCAGAGGTGTATGTACACCTCTGGCATTTAGGTGTATCAAGGATGATGGAGGTGTAGTCCCATGTACTATAGTCGGTATTACTAGGATTTATCCTGTTCTATATAAAGAAAG GTTGAGGAGTGGAGCATCTGTTGTGAGGTCTGAAAGGTGGGAGGCTTCTTGTGCCCAACTGCATAATCAAAG GTGCTCTGACATCATAGAAGGAATTACATCAGACTTTCAGAGAGGTTCAATCGGTTCTTGTATCGAGAATGACTATGATGATGAAGGGGCAAAGATCCTAAAGATGCTGGAGAGTGTTGCTGAACCAGAACTATTGATGGCAGATATGAGCCCCGAGCAACTTACATCATTCTCTAAATATCAAGCTAAAGTTGAG GAAAAAAGGCAAGAAAACTTGCAACGATTGATTGTGAAAGCCCTTGAAGATGAAGGCTTAAATGCAAGGAATGTAACTCAGTTTATGCGAGTGAGAGTTGTTGGACTACAAAGTAAAGGACAATGCAAAGGGGAAGTCCTAAGAAATGGTTTGATTACGATTTGGAATCCTACCGAATGGCAG AGGCTTGAGCTGGTAGAGGGGGAGGCTTATGCTATTTCAGGCCTCACACCATTACATTCTGATTCTAATACACTCTATCTACAAAATAGAGGATGGAACAACAAATGGAAGAAATTGACTAGGAAAGACAGAGAACTATTTGG GCCCTTCTTTGATCCTCCCAAGCCGGTATTGTTATCTAAAATAGGTGAAGTTTCCAG TGACTTTGATACTGCGGTGTTGGTTTTACACGTGGGTTTAGAGTTCTTATCTGGTCAGCACAAGAAACAATGGGTGTTTGTTACTGATGGATCTGTGTACAAGTTACAAACAGAAGAATCGACTGTCTCATTGATGGCCATTATCTTTTCTACCCAATGCACAGATGATTGTATTTCTCCAATTAATTCTAACCTTGTTGGGAGCATA GTTGGCTTTCGCAATCTCACGAAGAGAGACAAGGATCATGGGAATCATATGTGGGTAGCAGAAGCTACAGAAAATTCAACATATTACCTTAATTGTGACCATCCTTCTTGCTCACATCTTAAAGATTCATTTTATCGTGTCAAGAGATGGGAGCAGCGTGCTAGCTTG ACAATTGAGAAGCTTAAGAAGAAGGTATTGGATATAATTGGTGGTCCTGCTCCTGAAGGGTGA
- the LOC130820785 gene encoding protein BREAST CANCER SUSCEPTIBILITY 2 homolog B-like isoform X2 has protein sequence MNNSLQRRRMVSTWQLFSNAGDDLRWKISPSPAPSHHLNQLHCSPPPNFPSFHDVLLQGSSKILGDCEEHNAEVFETPMVRTGQGSTVVLKKSSIAKASSVLGDDVFADFDTGKPSCKGKDFSSPNSMFQTGSGKRLNISPAGLLRAKTLLGVHEINNDCSFQSIQPPKKKLCRVRTASLEKGTEINTFCSKLPFNLKNNSSEIDSVDKDIGKLIRPVFSGGTTKPTSIKFQTAGGRFISVSKDALQQARNLLGDPEMDSLPNESGDDAFMFSFISHSNTDGSAFTKDNNNDSSHQRKQNSKIFVSPMKPSSHKKQEVKSDSLLSGTNLMRKFDAEAIINNSNDKPSISYLTNTMQGKLDVFDATPQKSLSNGPGPCSHFSKSSKPSGLPLAEITNTATSDSITKKGTKVLKRHGRSYVSPFKRPRSSKFITSMNYSKFSVPNELSGMEHEAPCPRNKLEHLPAQVRQLNPQNSERYSFCDGSQIVGVENFYHMLVQSEASMQYASKEWVANHYKWIVWKLASYERCYSAKVLKKFLTVLNVLEELKYRYEREVNHGQCSAIKRILEGDALPSSTLVLCVSEVQSALPSLEGKTSISTLELTDGWYSICAQLDHLLSKQLAGGKIFVGQKLRICGAGLNGWDGPVSPLKAFPTVSLVLHMNGTYRARWDERLGFCRGVCTPLAFRCIKDDGGVVPCTIVGITRIYPVLYKERLRSGASVVRSERWEASCAQLHNQRCSDIIEGITSDFQRGSIGSCIENDYDDEGAKILKMLESVAEPELLMADMSPEQLTSFSKYQAKVEEKRQENLQRLIVKALEDEGLNARNVTQFMRVRVVGLQSKGQCKGEVLRNGLITIWNPTEWQRLELVEGEAYAISGLTPLHSDSNTLYLQNRGWNNKWKKLTRKDRELFGPFFDPPKPVLLSKIGEVSSDFDTAVLVLHVGLEFLSGQHKKQWVFVTDGSVYKLQTEESTVSLMAIIFSTQCTDDCISPINSNLVGSIVGFRNLTKRDKDHGNHMWVAEATENSTYYLNCDHPSCSHLKDSFYRVKRWEQRASLTIEKLKKKVLDIIGGPAPEG, from the exons ATGAACAATTCTCTTCAACGACGCCGGATGGTGTCAACTTGGCAATTATTTTCCAATGCAGGAGACGATCTCCGGTGGAAAATCTCTCCTTCTCCGGCACCTTCTCATCACCTTAATCAACTCCACTGCTCTCCTCCTCCTAATTTCCCTTCGTTCCACGATGTTTTACTTCAAg GAAGTTCAAAGATTCTTGGAGATTGCGAGGAGCATAATGCTGAAGTGTTTGAGACTCCAATGGTTCGAACTGGACAAGGAAGCACTGTTGTTTTGAAGAAATCGTCTATTGCTAAAGCATCTTCTGTTCTCGGTGATGATGTTTTCGCCGATTTTGATACTG GGAAACCAAGTTGTAAAGGAAAAGATTTCAGTTCTCCGAATTCCATGTTTCAAACGGGTTCAGGGAAGAGATTAAACATATCCCCAGCTGGACTTCTTAGAGCTAAAACTTTATTGGgtgtacatgaaattaacaatGATTGCTCCTTCCAAAGCATTCAGCCTCCAAAGAAGAAATTATGTCGAGTTCGCACCGCATCACTTGAAAAAGGGACTGAGATTAATACATTTTGCTCAAAATTGCcttttaatttgaagaataattcATCAGAAATTGATTCTGTTGATAAGGATATTGGTAAACTTATACGACCAGTTTTCTCTGGTGGCACCACGAAACCAACTTCAATCAAGTTCCAAACTGCTGGTGGCAGGTTTATATCCGTTTCTAAAGATGCTTTACAGCAGGCCAGAAACCTTCTTGGTGATCCAGAAATGGACAGTCTTCCAAATGAGAGTGGTGATGATGCTTTTATGTTCTCATTTATCAGTCATAGTAATACTGATGGGAGCGCCTTTACCAAGGACAACAACAATGATTCTTCTCATCAACGTAAACAAAACTCGAAGATCTTTGTATCACCTATGAAGCCATCTTCTCACAAAAAACAAGAAGTAAAATCTGATAGTTTACTCTCAGGAACCAATTTAATGAGGAAATTTGATGCCGAGGCAATCATTAATAACTCAAATGACAAACCATCTATATCCTATCTGACGAACACAATGCAAGGAAAGCTTGATGTTTTTGATGCCACACCTCAAAAGTCTTTGTCTAATGGTCCTGGTCCATGTTCACATTTTTCCAAATCTTCAAAACCATCTGGTTTGCCACTTGCTGAAATTACAAATACCGCAACAAGTGACTCTATCACTAAGAAAGGAACCAAAGTTCTAAAGAGACATGGAAGAAGTTATGTTTCCCCTTTTAAAAGGCCAAGGAGTTCCAAGTTCATTACATCTATGAACTACAGCAAGTTCTCAGTTCCCAATG AATTGTCTGGTATGGAACATGAAGCTCCATGTCCCCGAAATAAG TTGGAGCATCTTCCTGCACAAGTGCGTCAATTAAATCCTCAGAATTCAGAGAGATACTCATTTTGTGATGGATCTCAGATAGTTGGTGTTGAAAATTTCTACCATATGCTGGTTCAGAGTGAAGCTTCCATGCAATATGCATCCAAGGa GTGGGTTGCAAATCACTACAAGTGGATTGTGTGGAAACTTGCAAGCTATGAGAGATGTTATTCAGCTAAAGTTTTGAAGAAGTTTCTAACTGTTTTGAATGTTCTTGAGGAGTTGAAATATAG ATATGAACGTGAGGTTAATCATGGTCAGTGTTCTGCAATCAAGAGAATCCTAGAAGGAGATGCATTGCCTTCTTCCACACTGGTGCTATGCGTTTCAGAGGTTCAAAGTGCACTTCCAAGTTTGGAAGGAAAGACTAGCATTTCCACATTAGAGCTTACTGATGGGTGGTACTCAATATGTGCCCAGTTGGATCACTTGCTTTCAAAGCAGCTTGCAGGTGGAAAAATATTTGTGGGTCAAAAACTACGG ATATGTGGAGCCGGGTTAAATGGTTGGGATGGACCTGTTTCTCCTCTCAAG GCATTTCCAACAGTTAGTTTAGTGCTACATATGAACGGAACTTACAGAGCTCGTTGGGACGAACGTTTGGGATTCT GCAGAGGTGTATGTACACCTCTGGCATTTAGGTGTATCAAGGATGATGGAGGTGTAGTCCCATGTACTATAGTCGGTATTACTAGGATTTATCCTGTTCTATATAAAGAAAG GTTGAGGAGTGGAGCATCTGTTGTGAGGTCTGAAAGGTGGGAGGCTTCTTGTGCCCAACTGCATAATCAAAG GTGCTCTGACATCATAGAAGGAATTACATCAGACTTTCAGAGAGGTTCAATCGGTTCTTGTATCGAGAATGACTATGATGATGAAGGGGCAAAGATCCTAAAGATGCTGGAGAGTGTTGCTGAACCAGAACTATTGATGGCAGATATGAGCCCCGAGCAACTTACATCATTCTCTAAATATCAAGCTAAAGTTGAG GAAAAAAGGCAAGAAAACTTGCAACGATTGATTGTGAAAGCCCTTGAAGATGAAGGCTTAAATGCAAGGAATGTAACTCAGTTTATGCGAGTGAGAGTTGTTGGACTACAAAGTAAAGGACAATGCAAAGGGGAAGTCCTAAGAAATGGTTTGATTACGATTTGGAATCCTACCGAATGGCAG AGGCTTGAGCTGGTAGAGGGGGAGGCTTATGCTATTTCAGGCCTCACACCATTACATTCTGATTCTAATACACTCTATCTACAAAATAGAGGATGGAACAACAAATGGAAGAAATTGACTAGGAAAGACAGAGAACTATTTGG GCCCTTCTTTGATCCTCCCAAGCCGGTATTGTTATCTAAAATAGGTGAAGTTTCCAG TGACTTTGATACTGCGGTGTTGGTTTTACACGTGGGTTTAGAGTTCTTATCTGGTCAGCACAAGAAACAATGGGTGTTTGTTACTGATGGATCTGTGTACAAGTTACAAACAGAAGAATCGACTGTCTCATTGATGGCCATTATCTTTTCTACCCAATGCACAGATGATTGTATTTCTCCAATTAATTCTAACCTTGTTGGGAGCATA GTTGGCTTTCGCAATCTCACGAAGAGAGACAAGGATCATGGGAATCATATGTGGGTAGCAGAAGCTACAGAAAATTCAACATATTACCTTAATTGTGACCATCCTTCTTGCTCACATCTTAAAGATTCATTTTATCGTGTCAAGAGATGGGAGCAGCGTGCTAGCTTG ACAATTGAGAAGCTTAAGAAGAAGGTATTGGATATAATTGGTGGTCCTGCTCCTGAAGGGTGA